One genomic window of Polyangium aurulentum includes the following:
- a CDS encoding TonB family protein, with amino-acid sequence MASRDALAQAPDEPPGAGAAAPQPPVVIPPRIKVDPGVKYPDRALQERFFEEVTVVLILEIDASGAVRKATVEAAQGHGFDEAAVAAAEKLVFEPARRNDTNVPARIKFRYVFVPPPPRLKGRVERQTAGSPIASATVTVRTADGAEHTTQTAADGSWTLENVPSGPTHIAVVARGHEPQSADEELTPGEETDVVLRLSPQKAPEEARAAIEGEPPIQEIVVRGERPPREVTKRTLRKEEIALIPGTNGDALRSLQNLPGIARPPPFGGQLIVRGSAPQDTTIYVDGTPVPIVYHFGGLSSVVPTEALDQIHFYPSNYSSVYGRGMGGMVDVGIRDPKKDGQIHGMAQLDLIDARLLVEGTIPKTGVTFMVAGRRSWFDAWLGPALTAFGAGVTTAPRYYDYQVMLQKDFGGRASLRLLFFGSDDGLEIFNENPNAGATSFTGVGTHTSFWRLQARYQHKVTDSTELKVTAAVGQDSVDFGFGTLGFDTTELPISGRAEVSQKVVRSVRANVGIDVIYSPYDLHLRFPRPRPPGVPAGGPEAGLLETTQSGERFFGGLYTEWEIMPWRGMRIVPGLRLDYTSSTQSWDFSPRLNLRQELTSGFPRTALKAGAGIFHQPPGALETDPVFGQEGLKSNRSVHYDVGFEQELGRRVELSVNAFHKQLDRLVSEGAGNVGQGSVYGAEWLLRYKSDERFFGWIAYTLSRSERRPEPSEPSALYQYDQTHVLTAIASYNFGRGYRLGARFRLVSGNLYTPTTRGAYDATSGNVQAATASPPNGARLPPFHQLDVRFDKTWTFSAWKLSAYVDIQNIYNHQNPEGVTYNYDYTKSSYVSGLPILPSLGLRGEL; translated from the coding sequence TTGGCATCACGGGACGCGCTCGCACAGGCGCCCGACGAGCCGCCCGGCGCAGGCGCCGCCGCGCCGCAACCGCCGGTCGTCATCCCGCCGCGGATCAAGGTCGATCCTGGCGTGAAATACCCGGATCGAGCGCTGCAAGAACGGTTCTTCGAGGAGGTCACGGTCGTCCTGATCCTCGAAATCGACGCCTCCGGCGCGGTTCGCAAGGCGACCGTCGAAGCCGCGCAAGGCCACGGATTCGACGAGGCCGCCGTCGCCGCCGCCGAGAAGCTCGTGTTCGAACCGGCCCGGCGCAATGACACGAACGTCCCGGCCCGGATCAAGTTCCGTTATGTCTTCGTGCCCCCGCCGCCAAGGCTCAAAGGACGCGTCGAGCGCCAGACGGCGGGCTCGCCGATCGCCTCCGCGACCGTCACGGTGCGGACCGCCGACGGCGCGGAGCACACGACGCAGACGGCCGCAGATGGCTCCTGGACCCTCGAGAACGTGCCCAGCGGCCCGACGCACATCGCCGTCGTTGCACGAGGCCATGAACCCCAATCCGCGGACGAAGAGCTCACCCCCGGAGAAGAGACCGACGTCGTATTGAGGTTGTCGCCCCAGAAGGCCCCCGAGGAGGCGCGCGCCGCGATCGAAGGAGAGCCGCCGATACAAGAGATCGTCGTCCGCGGGGAGCGCCCGCCCCGCGAGGTGACGAAACGCACGCTCAGGAAGGAAGAAATAGCGCTCATTCCGGGGACGAACGGTGATGCGCTGCGGTCGCTGCAAAACCTCCCGGGCATCGCGCGGCCGCCTCCGTTCGGCGGCCAGCTCATCGTTCGTGGGTCCGCGCCGCAGGACACGACCATCTATGTCGACGGCACACCCGTGCCCATCGTTTATCATTTCGGCGGCCTGAGCTCCGTGGTGCCGACGGAGGCGCTCGACCAGATCCATTTCTATCCCTCGAACTACAGCTCGGTGTACGGGCGCGGGATGGGCGGCATGGTCGATGTCGGGATACGCGACCCCAAGAAGGACGGGCAGATCCACGGCATGGCGCAGCTCGATCTCATCGATGCGCGCCTCCTCGTCGAGGGGACGATCCCGAAGACGGGCGTGACATTCATGGTCGCCGGTCGTCGCTCGTGGTTCGACGCCTGGCTCGGCCCCGCCCTCACGGCTTTCGGCGCGGGCGTGACGACGGCGCCGCGCTATTACGACTATCAGGTCATGCTCCAGAAGGACTTCGGTGGGAGGGCGTCGCTGCGCCTTCTGTTCTTCGGGTCCGATGACGGTCTCGAGATCTTCAACGAGAACCCGAACGCCGGGGCCACGAGCTTCACCGGCGTCGGCACCCACACGAGCTTTTGGCGCCTCCAGGCCCGCTATCAGCACAAAGTCACGGACAGCACGGAGCTCAAGGTCACTGCGGCCGTCGGGCAGGACTCGGTCGATTTCGGCTTCGGCACCCTGGGCTTCGATACGACCGAGCTTCCGATCAGCGGGCGCGCAGAGGTCTCGCAGAAAGTCGTGCGGTCTGTCCGCGCGAACGTCGGGATCGACGTGATCTACAGCCCCTATGATCTGCACCTCCGCTTTCCGCGCCCCCGCCCGCCGGGGGTCCCCGCGGGCGGACCCGAGGCCGGGCTGCTGGAGACGACACAATCTGGAGAGCGCTTCTTCGGCGGCCTGTACACGGAATGGGAGATCATGCCGTGGCGGGGGATGCGTATCGTGCCGGGGCTCCGCCTGGATTACACCAGCTCGACCCAGAGCTGGGACTTCTCTCCACGCTTGAACCTGAGGCAAGAGCTGACGAGCGGCTTTCCCCGCACGGCGCTCAAGGCGGGCGCAGGCATCTTCCATCAGCCGCCTGGGGCGCTCGAGACCGATCCCGTGTTCGGCCAGGAGGGCCTGAAATCGAACCGATCGGTTCATTACGACGTCGGATTCGAGCAGGAGCTCGGACGCCGCGTCGAGCTCTCCGTGAACGCGTTCCACAAGCAGCTCGACAGGCTGGTCTCCGAGGGGGCAGGGAACGTCGGGCAGGGGTCCGTATACGGCGCCGAGTGGCTCCTGCGCTACAAGTCCGACGAGCGCTTCTTCGGATGGATCGCCTACACGCTTTCGAGGAGCGAGCGCCGCCCCGAGCCGTCGGAGCCGTCTGCCCTTTACCAATACGATCAGACGCACGTCCTCACGGCGATCGCGAGCTACAATTTCGGTCGCGGGTATCGGCTCGGTGCGCGCTTCCGCCTCGTCTCGGGGAACCTCTACACCCCCACGACCCGAGGCGCCTATGACGCGACGAGCGGCAACGTTCAAGCGGCGACCGCGTCTCCGCCGAACGGCGCGCGGCTCCCGCCCTTCCACCAGCTCGATGTGCGCTTCGACAAGACGTGGACCTTCTCTGCGTGGAAGCTCTCGGCCTATGTCGATATCCAGAACATCTACAACCACCAGAACCCCGAAGGCGTCACCTATAACTACGACTACACCAAGTCGTCTTACGTGAGCGGCTTACCAATCCTGCCGAGCCTGGGGCTGCGCGGGGAGCTATGA
- a CDS encoding TetR/AcrR family transcriptional regulator — MPRNPGGKKMLTSEPLSVEPTPMRSRLSPAQEAAILETALKLVAEVGYDLTSIDEIARRAHASKATIYRRWKGKADIVFAALQQRTTRPHEESFGASLRDDFISGLSGFCARITAGKDLIIGLVPALHANPELWRVMREQFQKREQERAIQVLERAVARGEIPAVPEDPAKLVDIAVALTTHRLVLLRAPLDAAFVTYVVDEVLLPLVDAQITRSSRSAAAAAPSAPPESRPAGRKRRPG; from the coding sequence ATGCCGCGAAACCCTGGTGGGAAGAAGATGCTGACGAGCGAGCCCCTCAGCGTGGAACCGACGCCGATGCGCAGCCGCCTCTCCCCCGCGCAGGAGGCGGCGATCCTCGAAACCGCCCTGAAGCTCGTCGCGGAGGTGGGCTACGATCTCACGTCGATCGACGAGATCGCCCGCCGCGCCCACGCCAGCAAGGCGACGATCTACCGCCGGTGGAAGGGCAAGGCCGACATCGTGTTCGCGGCGCTCCAGCAACGCACCACCAGGCCGCACGAGGAGAGCTTCGGCGCTTCGCTGCGCGACGACTTCATCAGCGGGCTGAGCGGGTTCTGCGCGAGGATCACCGCCGGCAAAGATCTCATCATCGGGCTCGTGCCCGCGCTCCACGCGAACCCCGAGCTGTGGCGGGTCATGCGCGAGCAGTTCCAGAAGCGCGAGCAAGAGAGAGCCATCCAGGTGCTGGAGCGCGCGGTGGCCCGCGGCGAGATCCCCGCCGTGCCCGAGGACCCCGCGAAGCTCGTCGATATCGCCGTAGCCTTGACCACGCACCGCCTGGTCCTCCTGAGGGCTCCCCTCGACGCGGCCTTCGTGACCTACGTGGTCGACGAGGTCTTGCTGCCGCTGGTCGACGCGCAGATCACGCGGTCGTCCCGGAGCGCCGCCGCCGCTGCGCCCAGCGCGCCACCAGAATCGAGGCCCGCCGGCCGCAAGCGGCGCCCTGGCTGA
- a CDS encoding HNH endonuclease, with protein sequence MSAEKKLIRARFRDAVFARAKYRCEGPGCSFRSSPERAIEELDAHHITDRNELPNGGYVPENGIALCEACHVKAEHFHSTGTALPGFGRNELYRIIGSSREKAERASRRL encoded by the coding sequence ATGAGCGCCGAAAAAAAGCTGATCCGAGCCCGGTTCCGCGACGCGGTCTTCGCGAGGGCGAAATACCGATGTGAGGGGCCGGGGTGCTCCTTCCGATCTTCGCCGGAGCGGGCCATCGAGGAGCTCGACGCCCACCACATCACCGACCGGAACGAGCTGCCGAACGGCGGCTACGTGCCCGAGAATGGGATCGCGCTTTGCGAAGCCTGCCACGTGAAGGCGGAGCATTTCCACAGCACCGGGACGGCGCTGCCCGGGTTCGGTCGGAACGAGCTTTACCGAATCATCGGCTCGTCACGCGAGAAGGCCGAGCGGGCCAGCCGGCGCCTCTGA
- a CDS encoding SRPBCC family protein has protein sequence MSSTRIRCRTKAPRSAVYHALLDARAVATWMVPTDMTSHVHEFDPREGGAFRISLTYDAPTGTGKTTAHTDTYHGRFVELVANERVVQVLEFETADPAMQGEMTITFALADADGGTEVLAIHDGLPPGLSEADNELGWRLSLEKLVALVEGRLKLV, from the coding sequence GTGAGTTCGACCCGGATCCGCTGTCGCACGAAAGCGCCCCGTTCGGCCGTCTATCACGCGCTGCTCGATGCGCGCGCAGTCGCGACGTGGATGGTGCCGACCGACATGACCAGCCACGTGCACGAGTTCGATCCGCGCGAGGGCGGGGCGTTCCGGATCTCGCTGACGTACGACGCGCCGACCGGCACCGGCAAGACGACCGCGCACACGGACACGTACCACGGGCGATTCGTGGAGCTCGTGGCGAACGAGCGGGTCGTCCAGGTGCTCGAGTTCGAGACCGCAGATCCGGCGATGCAGGGCGAGATGACGATCACGTTCGCGCTCGCGGACGCAGACGGCGGCACCGAGGTGCTCGCAATTCACGACGGGCTGCCGCCGGGCTTGTCGGAGGCCGATAACGAGCTCGGCTGGCGCTTGTCCCTCGAGAAGCTCGTGGCGCTCGTCGAAGGCCGGCTGAAGCTCGTCTGA